A portion of the Deltaproteobacteria bacterium genome contains these proteins:
- a CDS encoding rhomboid family intramembrane serine protease, with translation MSAVGLERSEVRFPLRPGRGEVALHASGFRHPASSWTRAERFTAYRDVTHLQVGSRQLRIGTRQGVWILPRAWFVEAGGAEQLVRALCERIAAAPDGRAQLAAMADAEELLHEPRRLRVAPGVAALCIGVFGLGQWLGPIVHHAGFMSPLLAADGEPWRLLTANFLHADGTHLTLNVFGLLALGALVERPLGALRTVLVLGISGVAATASAWLAGYDALVGASGMVAGLAGALLWLELRRAELLPAGWRIPRRAFLAALAADALLPLALPIVAGAAHVSGFLAGALAAGLCAGRGLRREPMRPDALLAVGLVAAIVLASLVSAGRLVFGTSAWEGHAERLLEAERPPALILNDAAWLIATADHPSERALTGAVELAERAVRATGGQDPNVLDTLAEAQWRTGDERGALDTIDEAIALQPEEPYFREQRRRFTGERAAADRPEPPEGWLPPAAPVPAPWEHSEEPGVSI, from the coding sequence GTGAGCGCCGTCGGCCTGGAGCGATCCGAAGTCCGCTTCCCGCTGCGCCCCGGGCGGGGGGAGGTGGCGCTGCACGCGAGCGGGTTCCGGCACCCCGCCTCGTCCTGGACGCGTGCCGAGCGCTTCACCGCCTACCGCGACGTGACGCATCTCCAGGTCGGATCCCGCCAGCTCCGGATCGGGACCCGGCAGGGGGTGTGGATCCTGCCCCGGGCGTGGTTCGTGGAGGCCGGCGGCGCGGAGCAGCTCGTGCGCGCGCTCTGCGAGCGGATCGCGGCCGCGCCGGACGGGCGCGCGCAGCTCGCCGCGATGGCCGACGCCGAGGAGCTCCTCCACGAGCCGCGCCGCCTGCGCGTGGCGCCGGGGGTGGCCGCGCTGTGCATCGGGGTGTTCGGGCTCGGCCAGTGGCTCGGCCCGATCGTGCACCACGCGGGCTTCATGAGCCCGCTGCTCGCGGCGGACGGCGAGCCGTGGCGGCTGCTCACCGCGAACTTCCTGCACGCCGACGGGACGCACCTGACCCTCAACGTGTTCGGGCTCCTCGCGCTCGGCGCGCTCGTCGAGCGCCCGCTCGGCGCGCTGCGCACGGTGCTCGTGCTGGGGATCTCGGGGGTGGCCGCGACCGCCAGCGCCTGGCTCGCCGGCTACGACGCGCTGGTCGGCGCCTCCGGCATGGTGGCGGGGCTCGCGGGCGCGCTGCTCTGGCTCGAGCTGCGCCGCGCCGAGCTCCTGCCGGCGGGCTGGCGCATCCCGCGCCGGGCCTTCCTCGCTGCGCTCGCCGCCGACGCGCTCCTGCCGCTCGCGCTCCCGATCGTGGCAGGGGCCGCCCACGTCTCGGGCTTCCTGGCCGGCGCGCTCGCCGCCGGCCTGTGCGCGGGCCGCGGGCTGCGCCGCGAGCCCATGCGACCCGACGCGCTGCTCGCCGTCGGCCTGGTGGCCGCGATCGTGCTGGCCTCGCTCGTGAGCGCGGGACGCCTGGTGTTCGGGACCTCGGCCTGGGAGGGGCACGCCGAGCGCCTGCTCGAGGCCGAGCGGCCGCCCGCGCTGATCCTGAACGACGCCGCCTGGCTGATTGCCACCGCCGACCATCCGAGCGAGCGCGCGCTTACGGGCGCCGTCGAGCTGGCCGAGCGCGCCGTGCGAGCGACCGGCGGCCAGGACCCGAACGTCCTCGACACGCTCGCCGAGGCGCAGTGGCGCACGGGTGACGAGCGTGGCGCGCTCGACACGATCGACGAGGCGATCGCGCTCCAGCCCGAGGAGCCCTACTTCCGCGAGCAGCGCCGCCGCTTCACCGGCGAGCGCGCCGCCGCCGACCGTCCCGAGCCGCCCGAAGGCTGGCTCCCTCCCGCGGCGCCGGTTCCCGCACCCTGGGAGCATTCCGAGGAGCCGGGCGTCTCGATCTGA
- the purU gene encoding formyltetrahydrofolate deformylase, translating into MPGPPREAIATLLVSCPDRRGIVAALAQLLYGHGANILDADQHTDPVAGMFFQRIRFDLAQIHTDRTALETAIREAAERFTMRWRLALAERPKRMALFVSRYDHCLYDLLLRQRGGELACEIPLIVSNHPDLEPVAKQFGIPFEVYPITAGTKRAQEQREIARIEALGIDLIVLARYMQVLSPEFIAAYPARIINIHHSFLPAFMGGKPYHQAHERGVKLIGATAHYATSDLDEGPIIDQDVARCSHRDSVSDLIRKGRDLEKLVLARAVRGHLEDRILVYGNKTVVFDG; encoded by the coding sequence ATGCCGGGCCCGCCCCGCGAAGCGATCGCCACCCTGCTCGTCTCGTGCCCGGACCGGCGCGGGATCGTGGCCGCCCTGGCGCAGCTCCTCTACGGCCACGGCGCCAACATCCTGGACGCCGATCAGCACACCGACCCGGTGGCCGGCATGTTCTTCCAGCGCATCCGCTTCGACCTCGCGCAGATCCACACCGACCGCACCGCGCTCGAGACGGCGATCCGGGAGGCGGCGGAACGCTTCACGATGCGCTGGCGGCTCGCCCTCGCCGAGCGCCCGAAGCGGATGGCGTTGTTCGTCTCCCGCTACGACCACTGCCTCTACGACCTGCTGCTGCGCCAGCGCGGCGGCGAGCTCGCCTGCGAGATCCCCCTGATCGTGAGCAACCACCCGGATCTGGAGCCGGTGGCGAAGCAGTTCGGGATCCCCTTCGAGGTGTACCCGATCACGGCCGGGACCAAGCGCGCCCAGGAGCAGCGCGAGATCGCGCGCATCGAGGCGCTCGGGATCGATCTGATCGTCCTCGCTCGCTACATGCAGGTGCTCTCGCCCGAGTTCATCGCGGCCTACCCCGCGCGCATCATCAACATCCACCACTCCTTCCTGCCCGCCTTCATGGGCGGCAAGCCCTACCACCAGGCGCACGAGCGCGGCGTCAAGCTGATCGGTGCGACCGCACACTACGCCACCTCGGATCTCGACGAGGGGCCGATCATCGACCAGGACGTGGCGCGCTGCTCGCACCGCGACTCGGTCTCCGACCTGATCCGCAAGGGCCGCGATCTGGAGAAGCTGGTGCTGGCGCGTGCCGTCCGCGGGCACCTCGAGGACCGCATCCTGGTGTACGGCAACAAGACGGTCGTCTTCGACGGATGA